The following are encoded in a window of Salinigranum halophilum genomic DNA:
- a CDS encoding 50S ribosomal protein L16, which yields MADKPASMYREIDTSAYTRREYITGVPGSKIAQFNMGNLQTGPDDYPVHISLRVEEECQIRHGSLESARLSANRRMLKHVGQENYKMILHKHPHHVIRENKQATGAGADRVSDGMRQSFGKPVGTAARIMNGEVVFSIYCQPEHADIAKDALRRSYNKMSPPCRIVVEKGEELLVA from the coding sequence ATGGCAGATAAACCGGCCTCCATGTACCGGGAGATCGATACGTCCGCGTACACCCGACGGGAGTACATCACGGGCGTTCCCGGCTCGAAGATCGCACAGTTCAACATGGGCAACCTCCAGACCGGCCCCGACGACTACCCGGTCCACATCAGCCTCCGCGTCGAGGAGGAGTGTCAGATTCGCCACGGCTCGCTCGAGTCGGCGCGCCTGTCAGCGAACCGCCGCATGCTGAAGCACGTCGGACAGGAGAACTACAAGATGATCCTCCACAAGCACCCCCACCACGTCATCCGCGAGAACAAGCAGGCGACGGGTGCGGGTGCCGACCGTGTCTCCGACGGGATGCGCCAGTCGTTCGGCAAACCCGTCGGGACGGCTGCCCGCATCATGAACGGCGAGGTCGTCTTCAGTATCTACTGCCAGCCCGAGCACGCCGACATCGCGAAGGACGCGCTCCGCCGCTCGTACAACAAGATGTCGCCGCCGTGCCGCATCGTCGTCGAGAAGGGCGAAGAACTCCTCGTCGCGTAA
- a CDS encoding DUF429 domain-containing protein has product MTDDGLFVGAVWCSGPWLAVVFDGATFDHAAVFDGIGDVWVRYEERVTRVLVDVPVGLVERGDERRRCDALARDVLGPRREAVFDPPAREATRKRRYPAASRTHERKTGRELSRRAFEASEAIAAVDELLQELPEARDVVGEAHPEVCFRAVAGRPLDYPRDVAAGYAERLRTLAEYDPDGPVTVQNVAESTAGAAVAVPDVLDAVVLAYTARPGPGTLRSLPREPPRDATGLQMCLWYRAETPLSDS; this is encoded by the coding sequence ATGACGGACGATGGACTGTTCGTCGGTGCCGTCTGGTGTTCCGGCCCGTGGCTCGCCGTCGTCTTCGACGGCGCGACGTTCGACCACGCGGCGGTGTTCGACGGCATCGGTGACGTCTGGGTGCGGTACGAGGAGCGGGTGACGCGCGTCCTCGTCGACGTCCCCGTCGGCCTCGTCGAACGCGGTGACGAGCGCCGCCGGTGCGACGCGCTCGCCCGCGACGTGCTCGGTCCGCGCCGCGAGGCCGTCTTCGACCCGCCCGCGCGTGAAGCGACCCGCAAGCGACGGTACCCCGCCGCCAGCCGGACGCACGAGCGCAAGACCGGGCGCGAACTCTCCCGCCGCGCGTTCGAGGCCAGCGAGGCCATCGCCGCCGTCGACGAACTCCTCCAGGAACTCCCCGAGGCGCGAGACGTCGTCGGCGAGGCCCACCCGGAGGTCTGCTTCCGCGCCGTCGCCGGGCGTCCGCTCGACTATCCCCGAGACGTCGCTGCGGGCTACGCCGAACGCCTCCGCACCCTCGCCGAGTACGACCCCGACGGCCCCGTGACGGTCCAGAACGTCGCCGAGTCGACGGCGGGTGCCGCCGTCGCCGTTCCGGACGTCCTCGACGCAGTCGTCCTCGCGTACACCGCCCGCCCCGGACCGGGAACGCTCCGGTCGCTTCCGCGAGAGCCGCCACGCGACGCGACGGGTCTCCAGATGTGTCTGTGGTACCGCGCCGAGACGCCGCTGTCCGATTCGTAG
- a CDS encoding Gfo/Idh/MocA family protein: MRFGILSTAGIALESVVPAIQRSEHTAFALASRDGSRAERVAREHDIPRAYGSYEALLADEDVDAVYNPLPNALHAEWTKRAADHGKDVLCEKPLTGDATAARELFDYCAERDVTLMEAFMYRFHPRTERAVDVVERELGTVTSVDTAFSFRLDDEGDIRLDPDLAGGSVMDVGCYAVNAVRLFLGEPRRVSAVTVDDRNAGVDTAMAAVFEHDDATARVASGFDRAQSQYYRVETEDGWLQADPAFGTDPTESVTLEWHVDGRTVVEEFEPVDHYRVQVEAFADSVDAGEEPRITRGETLGNMRVIDAIYESAASGAAVTVTEEGDDE, from the coding sequence ATGCGCTTCGGCATCCTCAGCACGGCCGGCATCGCCCTCGAATCGGTCGTCCCCGCCATCCAGCGGAGCGAACACACGGCGTTCGCGCTCGCGTCGCGGGACGGGTCGCGCGCGGAGCGGGTCGCCCGCGAGCACGACATCCCGCGCGCCTACGGGAGCTACGAGGCCCTCCTCGCGGACGAGGACGTGGACGCGGTGTACAACCCGCTCCCGAACGCACTCCACGCGGAGTGGACGAAACGCGCCGCCGACCACGGCAAGGACGTCCTCTGTGAGAAGCCCCTGACCGGAGACGCGACGGCGGCCCGAGAGTTGTTCGACTACTGTGCGGAGCGGGACGTGACGCTGATGGAGGCGTTCATGTACCGGTTCCACCCGCGGACCGAGCGCGCCGTCGACGTCGTCGAGCGCGAACTCGGGACCGTGACGAGCGTCGACACCGCGTTCTCCTTCCGGCTCGACGACGAGGGGGACATCCGACTCGACCCCGACCTCGCGGGCGGGAGCGTCATGGACGTCGGCTGTTACGCGGTCAACGCGGTGCGGTTGTTCCTCGGCGAGCCGCGGCGGGTGTCGGCGGTGACGGTCGACGACCGGAACGCAGGCGTCGACACCGCGATGGCCGCGGTCTTCGAGCACGACGACGCGACCGCGCGGGTCGCCTCCGGCTTCGACAGGGCACAGAGCCAGTACTACCGCGTCGAAACCGAAGACGGGTGGCTCCAGGCCGACCCGGCGTTCGGGACCGACCCGACCGAGTCGGTCACGCTCGAGTGGCACGTGGATGGGCGGACGGTCGTCGAGGAGTTCGAGCCCGTCGACCACTACCGGGTCCAGGTCGAGGCGTTCGCCGACAGCGTCGACGCGGGCGAGGAGCCACGAATCACGCGCGGGGAGACCCTCGGGAACATGCGGGTCATCGACGCGATCTACGAGAGCGCGGCGTCGGGAGCAGCCGTCACGGTAACCGAAGAGGGCGACGACGAGTGA
- a CDS encoding class I SAM-dependent methyltransferase, with translation MHVPTPEDFRALTDWGLVERPFAAIDDYSAERERRRTENDRHQRRRREQEDNASAEFVADSQAYYRSMDRPIDRTKWSYLKRRKAWFQPPVGWNRFAAPGTSRVLDLGCGDGDQTQRVADFVAGQWLSAGYDGFPLEIVGVDLSESRVENARRHTRSPHEKITLRFETGDAVAGLDYGADFFDHTLAMGLFEVLGDDPLEAVLDELARLTAQGVYVRDILDASPGLTPRPDLSARLADRGFDTVERHRLFEEPFVATGTRDPLDVWPMNVHQVLFAAATDPPGPEDRY, from the coding sequence ATGCACGTCCCAACACCTGAGGACTTCCGCGCCCTCACCGACTGGGGGCTCGTCGAACGTCCCTTCGCAGCTATCGACGACTACTCCGCCGAACGCGAACGCCGGCGGACGGAGAACGACCGCCACCAGCGGCGGCGTCGCGAACAGGAAGACAACGCTTCGGCCGAGTTCGTCGCCGACAGCCAGGCGTACTACCGGTCGATGGACCGCCCCATCGACCGGACGAAGTGGTCGTATCTGAAACGCCGCAAGGCCTGGTTCCAACCACCGGTCGGGTGGAACCGGTTCGCCGCGCCGGGGACGTCGCGCGTCCTCGACCTCGGCTGCGGCGACGGCGACCAGACCCAGCGCGTGGCCGACTTCGTCGCGGGACAGTGGCTGAGCGCCGGCTACGACGGCTTCCCGCTCGAAATCGTCGGCGTCGATCTCTCCGAGTCTCGCGTCGAGAACGCCCGTCGTCACACCCGCTCGCCCCACGAGAAGATCACACTCCGGTTCGAGACGGGCGACGCCGTCGCCGGGCTCGACTACGGAGCCGACTTCTTCGACCACACCCTCGCGATGGGGCTGTTCGAGGTCCTCGGCGACGACCCGCTGGAGGCCGTCCTCGACGAACTGGCGCGACTCACTGCACAGGGTGTCTACGTCCGCGACATCCTAGACGCGTCCCCGGGGCTCACGCCGCGGCCGGACCTCTCGGCCCGCCTCGCCGACCGCGGCTTCGACACCGTCGAGCGGCACAGACTCTTCGAGGAACCCTTCGTCGCGACGGGGACCCGCGACCCGCTCGACGTCTGGCCGATGAACGTCCACCAGGTCCTCTTCGCCGCCGCGACCGACCCGCCGGGTCCCGAGGACCGATACTGA
- a CDS encoding type 1 glutamine amidotransferase — MLLVCDTEVDPDAYGYLPRALRELLPAHEHHHYPSRGESPSLDGVDAVVITGSTAGVYEADDRPWIHDATDLVRRLVDAEIPTLGVCFGHQLVNDALGGRVEHRGLTARLVDADLADDPLFDAVNPTFPMVHGDHVTDLGDGMESIASADYYPHLASRHIDAPVWTTQYHPEFTADVLSRVERDFGWVGSRDFSDVTAARTVANFRRLAGLD; from the coding sequence ATGCTCCTGGTCTGCGACACCGAGGTCGACCCCGACGCCTACGGGTATCTCCCGCGGGCGCTCCGCGAACTGCTCCCGGCACACGAGCACCATCACTACCCCTCTCGGGGCGAGAGCCCGTCGCTCGACGGCGTCGACGCCGTCGTCATCACCGGGAGCACGGCGGGCGTGTACGAGGCCGACGACAGGCCGTGGATTCACGACGCGACGGACCTGGTCCGTCGGCTCGTCGACGCGGAGATTCCGACCCTCGGTGTCTGCTTCGGCCACCAGCTGGTGAACGACGCGCTCGGCGGTCGCGTCGAACATCGGGGACTCACCGCCCGCCTCGTCGACGCCGACCTCGCGGACGACCCGCTATTCGACGCGGTGAACCCGACGTTCCCGATGGTCCACGGCGACCACGTCACCGACCTGGGCGACGGCATGGAGTCCATCGCCAGCGCCGACTACTACCCGCACCTGGCCTCGCGGCACATCGACGCGCCCGTCTGGACCACGCAGTACCACCCGGAGTTCACCGCCGACGTGCTCTCTCGAGTCGAACGCGACTTCGGGTGGGTGGGCTCGCGGGACTTCAGCGACGTCACGGCCGCCCGCACCGTGGCGAACTTCCGTCGCTTGGCGGGCCTCGACTGA
- a CDS encoding pyridoxamine 5'-phosphate oxidase family protein: MKTFPSIQGNEMDDEAARQFLTEQGFGVLSLAADGVAYGIPISYGCDPETERLYFVFLRPGEESRKERFSEATERASFLAFDVPSREEWRTVIASGTLRVVDDDEWPAVRDALEDNAWFPTLFAESEPMRDILGWALDVDEVSGMHSRATR, translated from the coding sequence ATGAAGACGTTCCCAAGCATCCAGGGCAACGAGATGGACGACGAGGCCGCCCGGCAGTTCCTCACCGAGCAGGGGTTCGGCGTCCTCTCGCTCGCCGCCGACGGGGTGGCCTACGGGATTCCGATCAGCTACGGCTGCGACCCCGAGACCGAGCGGCTCTACTTCGTCTTCCTCCGACCGGGCGAAGAGAGCAGGAAAGAGCGGTTCAGCGAGGCCACCGAACGCGCCTCGTTCCTGGCGTTCGACGTCCCCTCGCGCGAGGAGTGGCGGACGGTCATCGCGTCGGGGACCCTTCGCGTCGTCGACGACGACGAGTGGCCCGCCGTCCGCGACGCGCTAGAGGACAACGCGTGGTTCCCGACGCTGTTCGCCGAATCGGAACCGATGCGGGACATCCTCGGCTGGGCGCTCGACGTCGACGAGGTGAGCGGGATGCACAGCCGGGCCACCCGCTGA
- a CDS encoding cold-shock protein, whose translation MATGKVDFFNDTGGYGFISTEDADEDVFFHMEDVGGPDLEEGQEVEFEIEQAPKGPRAKNLTRL comes from the coding sequence ATGGCGACCGGTAAGGTTGATTTCTTCAACGACACTGGCGGTTACGGTTTCATCTCCACCGAGGATGCAGACGAAGACGTGTTCTTCCACATGGAAGACGTCGGCGGTCCGGATCTGGAGGAAGGCCAAGAGGTCGAGTTCGAGATCGAGCAGGCTCCCAAGGGCCCGCGCGCGAAGAACCTGACCCGCCTGTAA
- the nucS gene encoding endonuclease NucS — protein sequence MSVETLHRPAHRDALVALERAFDRGDMVVVFGRCTVEYDGRASSSLGPGDRLLVLKPDGSALVHTDEKRTPVNWQPPGSEHHASVREGRLRVRSKRTTPDERLDVRFERIDQLSAFAVSERAELALTGSEEDLRTRILDDPTLVEAGFEPLETERETMAGPVDVFGRDDEGRAVVVELKRRRVGPGAVRQLQGYVDAVSRETGDETVRGVLVAPSVTDRAAALLEENGFGFVALGPDGERDADEASATGDSPES from the coding sequence GTGAGCGTCGAGACACTCCATCGACCGGCCCACCGTGACGCGCTCGTCGCCCTGGAACGGGCGTTCGACCGGGGCGACATGGTCGTGGTCTTCGGCCGCTGTACGGTGGAGTACGACGGCCGGGCATCGAGTTCGCTCGGCCCCGGTGACCGGCTCCTCGTCCTGAAACCCGACGGGTCGGCACTCGTCCACACCGACGAGAAGCGCACGCCCGTCAACTGGCAGCCGCCGGGAAGCGAACACCACGCGAGCGTCCGCGAGGGTCGACTGCGCGTCCGGTCGAAGCGGACGACCCCCGACGAACGGCTCGACGTTCGATTCGAGCGCATCGACCAGCTCTCGGCGTTCGCCGTGTCGGAGCGTGCGGAGCTCGCGTTGACTGGGAGCGAGGAGGACCTCCGGACCCGAATCCTCGACGACCCCACACTCGTCGAGGCGGGGTTCGAACCGCTCGAGACGGAGCGAGAGACGATGGCCGGTCCGGTCGACGTGTTCGGGCGCGACGACGAGGGGCGGGCGGTCGTCGTCGAGTTGAAACGCCGGCGGGTCGGGCCGGGCGCGGTCAGACAGCTCCAGGGGTACGTCGACGCCGTCAGCCGCGAGACGGGTGACGAGACGGTCAGGGGCGTGCTCGTGGCCCCCTCCGTCACCGACCGGGCGGCGGCGCTGCTGGAGGAGAACGGGTTCGGTTTCGTCGCGCTGGGGCCGGACGGCGAACGGGACGCGGACGAAGCGTCGGCCACGGGCGACTCGCCCGAGTCGTAG